In Cyclobacteriaceae bacterium, the DNA window CGTCCTCAAGCAAAGCAGAAATATTGTCTTTGCCGTTAGTCTTGATCAGAATACAGAAGGTGCTCAGATTGTTAAAAAAATATTCACTCTAGAGTCAATAGAAAAAATAAAAACCTCGACAACAGAATTTGTAAACACGGATGACGATGTTTTTGCAAAAGGTCAACAGGTGATGTATCTGTATGGCAATACCTCTGAAAACCTGATCAGAAACATCAAAGCAAACGGGTCAAAATTGACTGACTTCTTTGATATCAAAGAGCGCGAACGGATGACAAAGTCCCTTTTCAAGGCAGGCCAGGTAAAAGGTGTGAGTGAATTTTTGATAAAGGATATGAAGTGCGATCTAAAAATTCCTTTCGGATACAAACTGGTAGAAAAGAAAAGTGATTTTATATGGCTTCGTCAGATAAATCCAAAAGATGATAAGAATCTCTTCATCGCACGAAAAGCTTATTCTTCTCAAAGTGATTTTTCAAAAGAAAATCTAATCAAGTTTCGTGATGCAATTTGCCGCCAATACTTGTTTGAAGATCCAGCTCAACCTGATACTTATCTGTTGACAGAAACTGACATTCCTTTTATTCCGGTTGTCGCAGACACTATCACTTTCAATAAGCACTTTGCTGTAAAGCTGAGTGGTATTTGGAGATCCAATACTATGGCGATGGGGGGACCTTTTACAGGAATCGCAGTCGTAGATGAGGGCACTCAACAATTCTATTATGTTGAAGGATTTACATTCAGTCCCGGCAAAGATCAACGTGAGATCATACGGGAACTGGAGACGATTGTCTACACTTTCAGAACGAGCACGGAGCTTCCTAAGCAGTAATTTTATCATCTCTTTGATTTTAAAGAGCCACAAAAGCAGTCTCTGCTGGTAAGCCATTACCCTCCTCGCAGTAGCCACCTTTTGCCTACGAATATTGAGTCGAATCCATTACCTTAGGAGGCTCATATCTAACGAAAATGGCTATTAAAATCAGAAAAGAAGACGCCCTCAACTATCACATGATGGGTCAGCCCGGCAAGCTTGAAGTTGTGCCAACCAAAGTACTCACCTCTCAGCTTGATTTGGCTTTAGCATACTCGCCGGGTGTGGCAGAACCATGCATGGAAATTTTTGCCAACAAGGAAGATGTTTATAAATACACGGCAAAGGGAAATCTTGTAGCTGTAATCTCTAATGGAACTGCAGTGCTTGGACTGGGTAACATTGGTCCTGAAGCTTCTAAACCAGTTATGGAAGGCAAGGCCGTGCTCTTTAAAAAATATGCGGGCATTGACAGCTTCGATATTGAAATCGCAGAAGAAGATCCGGACGAGTTTATTAAAATTGTAAAGTCCCTTGAGCCCACTTTCGGAGGAATTAATCTGGAGGATATCAAAGCACCGGAATGTTTTAAGATCGAACAGGTGCTTCGTGAGAAAATGAATATCCCGATCATGCACGATGATCAGCATGGTACTGCAATTATCTCCAGCGCCGCATTATTAAATGCATTGGAGATCATTGGTAAAAAAATTGAAGACATTACTCTAGTTGTAAATGGTGCCGGTGCCGCAGCAGTCTCCTGTACAAAATTATATTTCGCTCTAGGACTGAAGAGAGAAAATTTGATTATGTGCGAAAGCAAAGGTGTGCTTCGAAAAGATCGTAAAGATCTCGATGCCATCAAGTCCGAATTTGTAACATCACGAGATGTTAAGACCCTTCAGGAAGCTGTGAAGGGCTGTGATGTTTTTGTTGGATTATCAAAAGCAGATGTTCTGACGCCTGAAGATCTTCTTGCTATGGCAAAAGATCCAATTGTTTTTGCATTGGCAAATCCCAATCCTGAGATCAATTACGACCTCGCTAAAAAAACACGGACTGATATCATTATGGCAACCGGTCGGTCGGATCATCCTAACCAGGTGAACAACGTATTGGGATTTCCATACATCTTCCGTGGCGCATTGGATGTACGCGCAACAGAAATCAATGAAGCAATGAAGCTGGCAGCAGTTCATGCGTTATCAGAATTGGCAAAAGAGCCTATTCCAGACAGCGTCATGCTTGCTTACGGAACTGAGAAAATTGAGTTTGGAAGAGAATGCCTTATCCCAAAACCAATGGACATCCGACTCATCACTACCGTTGCCCCCGCCGTTGCAAAAGCCGCAATGGAATCTGGAATGGCACAAAAACCCATTACCGACTGGGGTGCGTATCACCAGATTTTGCAAAAAAGAATTGGTATTGATCAAAAACTCATCAACGATATTATTGACCGCGCCAAGAAATCACCTAAGCGTGTGGTTTTTGCTGAGGCTGATAATATTAAGATTCTAAAAGCTGCACAGGTCCTTCAGGATGAAGAGATTGCAAAACCAATTTTACTTGGAAACAGAATTGAAATTGAGCGTCTTATAAAAGAAAACAAGCTTGAGCTCAGCGGTTGTACAATCATCGATCCTCGTGAAGATAAGGTCCGCGACGAAAAATATACCAAGGCATACTATCAAAAACGTCAACGCAAAGGAGTTACTCTTGCTGATGCACAGCGAGCGATGCGTGATCGCAACGGCTTTGGCGCAATGATGGTAGAATTTGGTGAAGCAGATGCAATGATCTCTGGTCTTACCCGGGATTATTCAAAAACTATTCTACCGGCTTTACAAATTATCGGCTTGCGTGATGGCGTGAAAAAGGTTGCGGGTATGTATATCATACTTAATAAAAAAGGAACATTCTTTTTTGCAGACTGTACCGTCAATGTTGATCCGACACCGGAAGATCTGGTAGGAATAATAGGGCTTACCGCAAGAGGCGCCAGATTTTTTGAAGCGGAGCCACGCGTTGCTGTTCTATCTTATTCAAATTTTGGATCAAGCAAAGGTGAAATTCCCGATAAGACCAGGGAAGCTGTTCGCTTAGCAAAGAAAGAATATCCTAATCTTGTTATTGAAGGAGATATTCAAGCCAATGTTGCCCTTGATTGTGAGTTACAAAAAGAACTATATCCGTTCAGTGCTTTGGCTAAAGAAGGCGCAAACACTTTAATATTTCCAAATCTTGCTTCTGCTAATATTGCTTACAAGCTATTGATGGAAATTGGTGGAGCTGAGACAATAGGACCTATCCTTTTGGGTATGAAAAAACCGGTACATATTCTTCAGTTGGGAAGTTCCATCAGAGAGATTGTGAACATGGCTTCAATTGCAGTTGTTGATGCGCAGATTCAGGAAGAATTGAACACAAAAAAATAAAAGATGATTGCCTACCTAAGGGGCAAGCTGGTACATAAAGAGCCTACCCACGTCATTGTGGACGTGGGAGGCATCGGGTACCAGGCCTCTATTTCATTCAATACTTTTTCTGAGATCAAGGATAAAGAAGATATAAAGCTTGTCACCTATCTTCATGTAAGGGAAGATGCACAGATCCTTTTTGGTTTTGCATCTGAGGCCGAAAAGATTATGTTTTTAAACCTGATCTCCGTCAATGGTGTAGGACCGAATACTGCCATGATGGTTCTGTCGTCCTTACCACCGATGGAGTTGAAGGCAGCGATCCTTCGTGAGGATACGGCTACCCTCCAGGCAGTGAAGGGAATTGGGGGCAAAACAGCCCAAAGACTAGTCCTGGAATTGAAAGATAAGCTCCGGAAAAGTGGTGGTGATGAAAGCTTAACTTTAACCGGAATCGTGAGCAATACCATGCGCCAGGAGGCGTTAACAGCACTGATGACCTTAGGTATCGCAAGGTCGGCGGCAGAGAAAAGTATCGATACAGTCCTGAAAAAATCGGGAAATACCATTAGCTTGGAAGATTTGGTCAAGCAGGCATTGAAAAACGCATAGAGTACGTTTGAACCACCTAACCTGGACAAAATACGCTACCCTTCGATTGGGCATGATACTGCTGTCATGTCTCATTTCGTTTTTAGCCCAGGCCCAGTTTAATAAGAGAGATACCACCCGGGATTCCCTTAAATACAGGCCTCTTTTCAGGCCCAATTTTCAACCCCCCGATCGTTATGGTGATCCGTTTTCAAACGGCACAACGCAGTCTCCCCTCTTCCTGAAGGATCCTAAAATCATGAAGCTGGAGGTGCTGCCAGATACAGGCAGGATCTATTCTATATATGAAAGAATGGGCTCTGTAAACTTCAGATCGCCCTCCTACATGACCTTTGATGAAGCTTCCAGACTTCAGAATCAGGCCATTCTCAAAGACTATTGGAAAAGTCGAAGCCGCGCGTTGGATGGTGAAAGTGCCGTGAGTAGCCGTAATCTTCTTCCCAAGCTCTATGTAAGTCCTATCCTTGACAGGATTTTCGGAGGAAGCTATGTGGAATTGATCCCTCGTGGATTTGTTACTCTTGACTTTGGAGGTCAATGGCAGAAAATTCAGAATCCATCAATTCCTATCCGTCAGCAAACGAATGGTGGATTTGAATTTGACCAGCAGATCAACCTTGCCGTTACGGGAAAGGTTGGTGAGAAACTGAAGATCACTACTAACTTCGATAACAATAATTCATTTGATTTTCAAAATCAGATGAAGATCGAATATACTGGTTTTAAAGAAGACATTTTAAAGAAGCTTGAGATCGGTAACGTAAGTCTTCCGTTGAATAATAGTTTAATTCAAGGAGCACAAAATCTCTTCGGATTGAAAGCTCAGTTGCAATTCGGAAAACTGTTTGTCACCTCAATAGCAACAACACAACGAGGAAAACAGTCCACTATTAATATTGCCGGAAGCACGAATGGTGCATCTCAGGGGAATCCTTTTGTAATCGTTGGTTCGCAGTATGATGAAAACCGTCACTTCTTCTTAGGGCAGTTCTTCCGTGACAATTTTCAAAAATGGCTAAGCACACTTCCTCAATCAAACTCCGGAATCAATATTACGCGTGTTGAAGTTTACTTACTCAACCGATCCAATGATACACAAACCCTTCGTGATGTAATTGGTCTTATGGATTTGGGAGAAAACGATAAAGCGTATCGACCAACGACGTACTATGGAGGATCGGGATTTCCTGCTCCAACCAGCAATGAGACCAATACATTATTATCGCAGGTTCAAAATCTGCCCAGCCTGGAATCAGATGTTATAAATGGCGAGCTTGAAACTCATTTTCCCGGACCCTTTATTAACGGAACCGATTTCGAAAAAATCACCAGCTCACGAAAACTTGCCCCCACTGAATTCACGTATCACAAGGAACTTGGTTACATCACTCTGCAACGTAAACTTCAAAATGATGAGGCGCTTGCAGTGGCGTACGAATACACATATCAGGGACAATCTTATAAAGTTGGTGAGCTTACAGAAGATTATTCCAATCGTAAAGAGAGTGAAGTCGTTTTCTTAAAGTTGCTACGGCCAAGAAAGATCGCTGTCAAGGATGATTTCGGAAAGATCCTTCCTACCTGGAATCTGATGATGAAAAATATCTACAGTCTTGGAGTAACGCAAATCCAAAAGGAAGGATTTCAGCTTCGTGTTATTTATCGTGATGATGCTACTGGTAAAGATAACCCTCAACTTCAGGATGGAGATTATTCAAAGACAGTACAACTTATCCAGGCATTTGGACTGGATCGTCTGAATCCTTACAACGATCCCCAGCCTGATGGAAATTTTGATTTTGTTGAAAAAGCAACCATTAATTCGGAAACAGGATTGATCATATTCCCATTACTGGAGCCTTTTAATGATGGACTGAAAAAGCTTTTCGCAAGCGAAACTCCCAATACGCAACAGTTTCTTCTTCAAAAGTATTTGTATGACACCTTGTATCATACCACCCGAACAGAAGCTGAGCTTGTCACAACAAAAAATAAGTTCTTCATCACCGGATCTGTCAGAGCAGGTGCAGGAAAAGATATCATCATTCAGGGATTTAACATCTCACAAGGTTCTGTAAAAGTATTTGCCGGAGGTGCACCTTTGCGTGAAGGGGTAGACTTCCAGGTTGATTATACCTTTGGAAAGGTGACGATTCTTAATGAAGGTATTCTTAGCTCAGGAAAAGATATCAGCATCACGTATGAGCAACAGGATCCTTTTGCATTTCAAACCAGGAGTCTACTTGGAACCCGGTTTGATTATAAACTCAATGACGATGTAAATCTCGGATCAACTTTCCTGTACTATAATGAGCGCCCCCTTATTTCGAGAAATCTTATTGGCACAGAGCCTGCAAGAAATATTCAATATGGCCTTGATCTCAATCTGAAAAAAAATTCCAGGATTCTTACTAAAGTAGTAGATGCACTTCCTTTTCTGCAAACAAAGGAAATCTCAACTGTAACACTGAACGCTGAATTTGCCCAGCTTCTTCCAGGAACTTCCAATATTGTTCAGGGTGATGGAACATCCTTTATTGACGATTTTGAGAATACCGCGACTCCTTACAGCTTAATGAATCCCGTAGCATGGAAGTATGCCGTAGTGCCGCAAACTATTGACAATCGGTATGATCAAAGTGGTGGTTTCACTAACGATGTCCGCGCCGGTTTCAGACGGGCGAAGCTTGCCTGGTATCAGATTGATAATTTGTTCTATCGCGAGTCAAGTACATTCAAGCCCAGCAACATAGGAACTAAGGAGATTGAGAATCATTATGTTCGCCCCGTCATTCCACAGGAGATTTTTCCTTTCAAAGATGCCTTTGTCGGAAATTTTTATGAGCAACTTTTTGATGTCGCTTATTATCCTTCAGAGCGAGGGGTCTATAATTACAATCCTGATTTGAACCCCAATGGAACTCTGAAAAATCCAGAAT includes these proteins:
- the ruvA gene encoding Holliday junction branch migration protein RuvA, whose amino-acid sequence is MIAYLRGKLVHKEPTHVIVDVGGIGYQASISFNTFSEIKDKEDIKLVTYLHVREDAQILFGFASEAEKIMFLNLISVNGVGPNTAMMVLSSLPPMELKAAILREDTATLQAVKGIGGKTAQRLVLELKDKLRKSGGDESLTLTGIVSNTMRQEALTALMTLGIARSAAEKSIDTVLKKSGNTISLEDLVKQALKNA
- a CDS encoding NADP-dependent malic enzyme; protein product: MKIRKEDALNYHMMGQPGKLEVVPTKVLTSQLDLALAYSPGVAEPCMEIFANKEDVYKYTAKGNLVAVISNGTAVLGLGNIGPEASKPVMEGKAVLFKKYAGIDSFDIEIAEEDPDEFIKIVKSLEPTFGGINLEDIKAPECFKIEQVLREKMNIPIMHDDQHGTAIISSAALLNALEIIGKKIEDITLVVNGAGAAAVSCTKLYFALGLKRENLIMCESKGVLRKDRKDLDAIKSEFVTSRDVKTLQEAVKGCDVFVGLSKADVLTPEDLLAMAKDPIVFALANPNPEINYDLAKKTRTDIIMATGRSDHPNQVNNVLGFPYIFRGALDVRATEINEAMKLAAVHALSELAKEPIPDSVMLAYGTEKIEFGRECLIPKPMDIRLITTVAPAVAKAAMESGMAQKPITDWGAYHQILQKRIGIDQKLINDIIDRAKKSPKRVVFAEADNIKILKAAQVLQDEEIAKPILLGNRIEIERLIKENKLELSGCTIIDPREDKVRDEKYTKAYYQKRQRKGVTLADAQRAMRDRNGFGAMMVEFGEADAMISGLTRDYSKTILPALQIIGLRDGVKKVAGMYIILNKKGTFFFADCTVNVDPTPEDLVGIIGLTARGARFFEAEPRVAVLSYSNFGSSKGEIPDKTREAVRLAKKEYPNLVIEGDIQANVALDCELQKELYPFSALAKEGANTLIFPNLASANIAYKLLMEIGGAETIGPILLGMKKPVHILQLGSSIREIVNMASIAVVDAQIQEELNTKK
- a CDS encoding DUF4837 family protein, whose protein sequence is MRFFFFVIGVFLLASCSQSEKNRNVPNATGLPGDVFLVMDSLQWRGPLGRTIDSIFNEEMPGLPRKESIFKLRWINPRKLNFVLKQSRNIVFAVSLDQNTEGAQIVKKIFTLESIEKIKTSTTEFVNTDDDVFAKGQQVMYLYGNTSENLIRNIKANGSKLTDFFDIKERERMTKSLFKAGQVKGVSEFLIKDMKCDLKIPFGYKLVEKKSDFIWLRQINPKDDKNLFIARKAYSSQSDFSKENLIKFRDAICRQYLFEDPAQPDTYLLTETDIPFIPVVADTITFNKHFAVKLSGIWRSNTMAMGGPFTGIAVVDEGTQQFYYVEGFTFSPGKDQREIIRELETIVYTFRTSTELPKQ